A region from the Acinonyx jubatus isolate Ajub_Pintada_27869175 chromosome C2, VMU_Ajub_asm_v1.0, whole genome shotgun sequence genome encodes:
- the TRIM42 gene encoding tripartite motif-containing protein 42: protein METAMCVCSPCCTWQRCCPQLCSCLCCKFLFTSERNCTCFPCPYKDERNCQCCHCTCSENPNCHWCCCSWANDPNCKCCCTTSSNLQCYYYESRCCRNATITFHKGRLRSIRTSSKTALRIGSSDTQVDEVKTMPANSNLVHHLSCPLCNRLHLHSFMLPCNHSLCEKCLRQLQKHAEVTENFFILVCPVCSRSHCMPYSHKMQLPENYLRGRLTKRYMQQHGYLKWRFDRSTGPTLCQVCRSRRIAYKRCITCRLNLCNDCLKAFHSDVAMQDHVFVDTSCEDQDEKICIHHPSSRIVEYCSQDNQLLCTFCKTAFHSGHDTVNLIDACSERAAALFSAIAKFKAVRYEIDNDLMEFNILKNSFKADKEMKRKEIRNGFLKLRNILQEKEKYIMEQIENLEVSRQKEIEKYVYVTTMKVNEMDGLIAYSKEALKETGQVAFLQSAKILVDQIEDGIQSTFRPDPQLRLHSLHCMPLDFAELSNAIHQLFPTGPKKVCSSGESLPSPYPMHSEMMISRKVTFSTHSFGNQQIYQRSSSLLSFNTTSGEKAKMGLEAYGRAQSATPAKPTDGLCTYWSAGAENQPVQNSSSFHNWFSFNDDSVKTPGPIVIYQTLVYPRAAKVYWTCPTEDVDSFEMEFYELVTTPPNNVQTELCGQIQDIMQQNLELHNLTPNTEYLFKVRAINNNGPGQWSDICKVVTPDGHGKNRAKWGLLKNIQTALQKRF from the exons ATGGAGACTGCCATGTGTGTTTGCTCTCCATGTTGTACATGGCAGAGATGTTGTCCTCAGCTATGCTCCTGTCTGTGCTGCAAGTTCCTCTTCACCTCAGAGCGGAACTGCACCTGCTTCCCCTGCCCTTACAAAGATGAGCGCAATTGCCAGTGCTGCCACTGCACCTGCTCTGAGAACCCCAACTGCCACTGGTGCTGCTGCTCCTGGGCCAATGACCCCAACTGCAAGTGCTGCTGCACGACCAGCAGCAACCTCCAGTGCTACTACTACGAGAGCCGCTGCTGCCGCAATGCCACCATCACGTTCCACAAGGGCCGCCTCAGGAGCATCCGCACCTC CTCCAAGACCGCGCTGCGCATCGGCAGCAGCGACACCCAGGTCGATGAGGTGAAGACGATGCCCGCCAACAGCAACCTGGTGCACCATCTCTCGTGCCCCCTGTGTAACCGGCTGCACCTGCACTCGTTCATGCTGCCCTGCAACCACAGCCTGTGCGAGAAGTGCCTGCGGCAGCTGCAGAAGCACGCCGAGGTCACCGAGAACTTCTTCATCCTCGTCTGCCCCGTGTGCAGCCGCTCGCACTGCATGCCCTACAGCCACAAGATGCAGCTGCCCGAGAACTACTTGCGCGGGCGCCTCACCAAGCGCTACATGCAGCAGCACGGCTACCTCAAGTGGCGCTTCGACCGCTCCACCGGGCCCACCCTTTGCCAGGTATGCCGCAGTCGGCGCATCGCCTACAAGCGCTGCATCACGTGCCGCCTCAACCTCTGCAACGACTGCCTCAAGGCCTTCCACTCGGACGTGGCCATGCAGGACCACGTCTTCGTGGACACCAGCTGCGAGGACCAGGACGAGAAGATCTGCATCCACCACCCGTCCAGCCGCATCGTCGAGTACTGCAGCCAGGACAACCAGCTGCTCTGCACCTTCTGCAAGACGGCATTCCACAGCGGCCACGACACCGTCAACCTCATCGACGCCTGCTCCGAGAGGGCGGCCGCCCTCTTCAGCGCCATCGCCAAGTTCAAAGCAG TCCGCTATGAGATTGATAATGACCTAATGgagttcaacattttaaaaaatagctttaaagcGGACAAGGAGATGAAGCGAAAAGAGATTCGAAATGGATTTCTCAAGCTGCGCAACATTCTACAGGAGAAGGAGAAGTACATCATGGAGCAGATAGAGAATCTAGAGGTGTCCAGGCAGAAGGAGATTGAAAAATACGTGTACGTCACAACCATGAAAGTGAACGAAATGGATGGTCTGATCGCCTATTCCAAGGAAGCACTGAAGGAGACAGGCCAGGTGGCATTCTTGCAGTCGGCCAAAATTCTGGTGGACCAGATCGAGGATGGCATCCAGAGCACTTTTAGGCCTGACCCACAACTCCGGCTACACTCCTTACACTGCATGCCCTTGGACTTCGCTGAGCTCTCCAATGCCATCCACCAGCTCTTCCCCACAGGGCCCAAGAAAGTATGCTCCTCAGGGgagtccctgccctccccttaTCCCATGCACTCAGAAATGATGATCTCCAGGAAGGTCACTTTCAGCACTCACAGCTTTGGCAACCAGCAGATATACCAGCGAAGTTCCTCCTTGCTGTCCTTCAACACCACCAGTGGTGAGAAGGCCAAAATGGGTCTGGAAGCCTATGGGCGAGCCCAGTCAGCCACACCTGCCAAACCCACAGATGGCCTCTGTACCTACTGGAGCGCAGGGGCAGAAAACCAGCCTGTGCAGAACAGCAGCAGCTTCCACAACTGGTTCTCATTCAATGATGATTCTGTGAAGACCCCAGGCCCAATTGTCATCTACCAGACTCTGGTGTATCCTAGAGCTGCCAAG GTTTATTGGACATGCCCAACAGAAGATGTGGACTCTTTTGAGATGGAATTTTATGAACTCGTTACTACCCCTCCTAACAATGTACAGACAGAGCTCTGTGGGCAAATTCAGGATATAATGCAGCAGAATCTGGAGCTGCACAACCTGACCCCCAACACTGAGTATCTGTTTAAAGTTAGAGCCATCAACAATAATGGTCCTGGACAATGGAGTGACATCTGCAAG